The following are from one region of the Quercus robur chromosome 1, dhQueRobu3.1, whole genome shotgun sequence genome:
- the LOC126732733 gene encoding uncharacterized protein LOC126732733, whose protein sequence is MVHNTGFGRVGIVGNDGDVGNGGSVGFGKVGNGGNKGGSVDFGNVGNGGSKGGSVGNFGNGGSKDGSVGFDNVGNGDSKGGNVGFDNFRNRGNKDGSVGFGNVGSEGKGGSVGLGNVGMTGKFGILG, encoded by the coding sequence ATGGTTCACAATACTGGTTTTGGTAGAGTTGGCATAGTGGGGAATGATGGAGATGTGGGCAATGGTGGTAGCGTTGGCTTTGGAAAAGTTGGCAATGGAGGCAACAAAGGAGGCAGTGTTGACTTTGGCAACGTTGGCAATGGAGGAAGCAAAGGTGGTAGTGTTGGCAACTTTGGCAATGGAGGTAGCAAAGATGGTAGTGTTGGCTTTGACAATGTTGGCAATGGAGACAGCAAAGGTGGTAATGTTGGCTTTGACAACTTTCGCAACAGAGGCAACAAAGATGGTAGCGTTGGCTTTGGCAACGTTGGCAGTGAAGGCAAAGGTGGCAGTGTTGGTTTAGGCAATGTGGGTATGACTGGCAAGTTTGGTATACTGGGTTGA